Proteins from a single region of Manis javanica isolate MJ-LG chromosome 5, MJ_LKY, whole genome shotgun sequence:
- the MYOZ2 gene encoding myozenin-2 has product MLSHNTMVKQKKQQTSAIMKEIHGNEFDGMNLGKKVSIPRDIMLEELSHLSNRGARLFKMRQRRSDKYTFENFQYESKAQINYNTAMQNEKLDGSNLEGGSQQAPFTPPNTPDLRSPPNPEDIAPGYSGPLKEIPPERFNATAVPKYYQSPWEQAIGSDPELLEALYPKLFKPEGKAELPDYRSFNRVATPFGGFEKASKMVKFKVPDFELLLLTDPRFMVFANPLSGRRSFNRTPKGWISENIPIVITTEPTEETTVPESEDL; this is encoded by the exons AATTTGATGGCATGAACCTGGGCAAAAAAGTGAGCATCCCCAGAGACATTATGTTGGAAGAATTATCCCATCTCAGTAACCGTGGTGCCAGGCTATTTAAGATGCGACAAAGAAGATCTGACAAATACACATTTGAAAATTTCCAGTATGAATCTAAAGCACAAATTAAT TACAATACTGCCATGCAGAATGAGAAACTGGATGGAAGCAACTTGGAAGGTGGTTCACAACAAGCCCCGTTTACTCCTCCCAACACCCCAGATCTACGAAGTCCCCCAAATCCAGAAGACATTGCACCAG GATACTCTGGCCCACTGAAGGAAATTCCTCCTGAGAGGTTCAACGCCACAGCTGTCCCTAAGTACTATCAGTCGCCCTGGGAACAGGCCATTGGCAGTGACCCAGAGCTTTTGGAGGCTTTATACCCTAAACTTTTCAAGCCTGAAGGAAAGGCAGAACTGCCTGACTACAGGAGCTTTAACAG AGTTGCCACCCCATTTGGAGGTTTTGAAAAAGCATCAAAAATGGTTAAATTCAAGGTTCCAGATTTTGAGCTGCTACTTCTAACAGATCCTAGGTTTATGGTCTTTGCCAATCCTCTTTCTGGCAGACGGTCCTTTAATAGGACTCCTAAGGGATGGATATCTGAGAATATTCCTATAGTGATAACAACTGAGCCTACAGAGGAAACCACTGTACCAGAATCAGAAGACCTATGA